A section of the Hevea brasiliensis isolate MT/VB/25A 57/8 chromosome 17, ASM3005281v1, whole genome shotgun sequence genome encodes:
- the LOC110658095 gene encoding transcription factor MYB62, whose translation MRTPVPSSVTKGICNSREEESELRRGPWTLEEDTLLTHYIARHGEGRWNMLAKYAGLKRTGKSCRLRWLNYLKPDIKRGNLTPQEQLLILELHSKWGNRWSKIAQHLPGRTDNEIKNYWRTRVQRQARQLNIESNSKRFLDAVRCYWMPRLLQKVEQNCNSSYPLSTLDSQTHVIASASSTNFTVDNSSSSESFPPQTKLAQYSNLASEHSSSVTSPSVLSTDSMPISRQPEFLENPAIISPPLLDNTVNNNLILSDGYYVENSGYHMDGFNPASMPEIGTFGDSTSECQMAEGNWVFDYDMTDTLWNMDDIWQFRL comes from the exons ATGAGAACTCCAGTGCCTAGTAGTGTTACAAAGGGGATTTGCAATTCTCGTGAGGAGGAAAGCGAGCTAAGAAGAGGTCCTTGGACCCTTGAAGAAGATACTTTGCTCACTCATTACATAGCTCGTCATGGCGAAGGACGTTGGAATATGTTAGCAAAATATGcag GACTGAAGAGAACTGGAAAGAGTTGCAGATTGAGATGGCTGAATTATCTAAAACCTGACATTAAGCGTGGCAATCTTACCCCTCAAGAGCAACTCTTGATCCTCGAACTGCACTCCAAGTGGGGTAACAG GTGGTCAAAAATTGCGCAGCATCTGCCTGGAAGGACTGACAATGAAATCAAGAACTACTGGAGAACAAGGGTGCAAAGGCAGGCACGTCAGCTTAATATTGAGTCTAATAGTAAGAGGTTCCTGGATGCTGTTAGGTGTTACTGGATGCCAAGATTGCTTCAAAAAGTGGAGCAAAATTGCAATTCATCATATCCTTTATCAACCCTGGATTCACAAACTCATGTAATTGCTTCTGCATCATCAACCAATTTCACAGTTGACAATTCTTCGTCATCAGAATCATTTCCTCCACAAACCAAATTGGCACAATACTCAAATCTTGCAAGTGAACATTCAAGTTCAGTCACTAGCCCTAGTGTTCTCTCCACAGATTCCATGCCAATCTCACGCCAGCCTGAATTTCTCGAAAACCCGGCAATTATTAGTCCACCTCTACTTGATAATACAGTCAATAACAACCTAATTCTAAGTGACGGTTACTATGTGGAGAACAGTGGCTATCACATGGACGGATTCAATCCTGCTTCTATGCCTGAAATTGGCACTTTTGGTGATTCAACATCAGAATGCCAAATGGCAGAAGGCAATTGGGTATTTGATTATGACATGACGGATACTCTATGGAACATGGATGACATATGGCAGTTTAGACTTTAG